A section of the Oncorhynchus nerka isolate Pitt River linkage group LG3, Oner_Uvic_2.0, whole genome shotgun sequence genome encodes:
- the LOC115116455 gene encoding LOW QUALITY PROTEIN: S-formylglutathione hydrolase (The sequence of the model RefSeq protein was modified relative to this genomic sequence to represent the inferred CDS: inserted 5 bases in 3 codons; substituted 1 base at 1 genomic stop codon) codes for MSLSSTELKCQINFAIYLPPKTENGKCPVLYWLSGLTCMEQNFITNAGSQLXEHGTIIAAPDTSPLTTNRGCNIEGKDESWDFGTGAGFYVNATKXKSNYRMYAYVSSQLSHLINANFPTDQENMXHGALKNPGKYKACLCLLFATICNPSQKAFNGYLGKDKKAWEAYDVTVLAASYSGPLLDILIDQGSDDXFLSTSHLLPDNLIASCSENIPVVFRLQPGYDHSYFFINDHIKHHAKFLNA; via the exons ATGTCTTTGTCCAGCACTGAGCTCAAGTGTCAAATTAATTTTGCCATCTACCTGCCTCCCAAGACTGAGAATGGGAAGTGTCCTGTCTTGTACTGGCTCT CGGGATTGACTTGCATGGAGCAGAACTTCATCACCAATGCTGGCAGTCAGC CTGAGCATGGAACCATCATCGCTGCACCAGACACCAGCCCACTTACGACCAACC GTGGTTGTAACATCGAGGGTAAAGATGAGAGCTGGGACTTTGGCACAGGGGCTGGTTTCTATGTCAACGCCACCAA GAAGAGCAACTACCGCATGTACGCCTACGTCAG ctctcaacTCTCTCATTTGATCAATGCTAACTTCCCCACTGACCAAGAGAATAT TCACGGAGCCCTGAAGAACCCTGGAAAATACAAGGCATG TCTGTGTCTCTTGTTTGCCACCATCTGCAACCCCAGCCAGAAGGCCTTCAATGGGTACCTGGGAAAAGACAAGAAAGCCTGGGAG GCGTATGATGTCACGGTGCTTGCAGCGTCCTACTCCGGCCCTCTGCTGGACATCCTGATCGACCAGGGCAGTGATGACTAGTTCCTGTCGACCAGTCATTTGCTTCCTGACAACCTGATCGCCTCCTGCTCAGAGAACATCCCTGTGGTGTTCAGGCTGCAGCCG GGCTACGACCATAGCTACTTCTTCATCAACGACCACATTAAGCACCATGCCAAGTTCCTCAACGCTTAA